A single genomic interval of Nostoc commune NIES-4072 harbors:
- a CDS encoding rhodanese-like domain-containing protein, producing the protein MSGAIPIPLNDLASRAKSALHKERHIYIYGDSDEQSTQAAQILRGEGFVEV; encoded by the coding sequence ATCAGTGGAGCAATACCCATCCCATTAAATGATTTGGCATCTAGAGCCAAATCTGCTCTACATAAAGAACGCCATATTTATATTTATGGCGACAGTGACGAACAATCAACCCAGGCTGCACAAATTCTCAGAGGAGAAGGGTTTGTTGAGGTATAG
- a CDS encoding response regulator yields the protein MTTKQILVVDNEQYIQEVAKICLETVAGWKVETASSGQEGIVKAETYQPDAILLDVMMPGMDGIATFEKLQANPLTKTIPVILLTAKIQASDRRRYTQMGMISAIAKPFNPLELATEVARVLGWSLE from the coding sequence ATGACAACAAAGCAAATTCTAGTGGTTGATAACGAGCAGTATATTCAAGAAGTTGCTAAGATTTGCTTGGAAACAGTTGCAGGCTGGAAAGTTGAGACAGCGAGTTCTGGTCAAGAGGGCATAGTAAAAGCCGAGACTTACCAACCAGATGCAATTTTACTAGATGTGATGATGCCAGGGATGGATGGTATCGCTACCTTTGAAAAGTTACAAGCTAATCCGTTAACCAAAACTATTCCGGTGATTTTGTTAACTGCCAAAATCCAGGCTTCCGATCGCCGTCGCTATACCCAGATGGGAATGATCAGTGCGATCGCTAAACCATTCAATCCTCTAGAATTAGCCACTGAAGTAGCAAGAGTGCTGGGTTGGAGTCTAGAGTAA
- the gap gene encoding type I glyceraldehyde-3-phosphate dehydrogenase, which translates to MTKLKVGINGFGRIGRLVLRAGIDNPNIEFIGINDLVPPDNLAYLLKYDSTHGKLKHKVEAKEDGILIDGHFIPCVSVRNPAELPWGKLGADYVVEATGLFTDHEGAANHLKAGAKRVVISAPTKDPDRVTTLLMGVNHHLFDPSKDIIVSNASCTTNCLAPIAKVINDNFGLTEGLMTTVHAMTATQPTVDGPSKKDWRGGRGASQNIIPSSTGAAKAVALVLPELKGKLTGMALRVPTPDVSVVDLTFKTAKATSYKEICAAMKEAARGSLAGILGYTDEEVVSTDFQGDTHSSIFDAGAGIELNSNFFKVIAWYDNEWGYSNRVIDLMLSMSHKEKLAPTAAVV; encoded by the coding sequence TTGACTAAATTGAAGGTTGGTATCAATGGCTTCGGTCGAATCGGGCGACTTGTGCTTCGCGCTGGCATCGATAACCCCAACATTGAATTTATAGGTATCAACGATCTAGTACCACCAGATAACCTCGCTTACCTATTAAAGTACGACTCAACCCACGGCAAATTAAAGCACAAAGTTGAAGCCAAGGAAGATGGTATCCTCATTGACGGGCACTTCATTCCTTGCGTGTCGGTGAGGAACCCAGCAGAGTTACCTTGGGGAAAATTAGGTGCAGATTATGTAGTGGAAGCTACCGGACTTTTCACTGACCACGAAGGAGCCGCAAACCACCTGAAAGCAGGTGCAAAGCGAGTAGTAATTTCCGCTCCCACCAAAGATCCAGATAGAGTTACCACCCTGTTAATGGGTGTCAATCATCACCTATTTGATCCCAGCAAGGATATTATTGTCTCCAATGCTAGCTGCACTACAAACTGTCTAGCTCCCATAGCTAAGGTCATCAATGACAACTTTGGGTTAACTGAAGGGTTAATGACTACAGTTCATGCCATGACTGCTACCCAACCAACTGTAGACGGGCCCAGTAAGAAAGACTGGCGGGGTGGTCGAGGTGCAAGCCAGAATATTATTCCTTCCTCCACAGGCGCAGCTAAAGCTGTAGCGTTGGTTTTACCAGAATTGAAGGGCAAGTTAACTGGTATGGCATTACGAGTTCCGACTCCTGATGTCTCTGTAGTTGATTTAACTTTCAAAACTGCCAAAGCCACCAGTTACAAAGAAATCTGTGCTGCCATGAAGGAAGCTGCCAGAGGTTCTCTGGCAGGTATTTTGGGTTACACAGATGAAGAAGTAGTTTCCACAGATTTTCAAGGTGATACCCATTCTAGTATCTTCGACGCAGGTGCTGGGATTGAGTTGAATTCTAACTTCTTTAAAGTAATTGCCTGGTATGACAACGAGTGGGGCTACTCGAATCGCGTGATTGACCTGATGTTGTCTATGTCACATAAGGAAAAACTCGCACCGACAGCTGCTGTGGTTTGA
- a CDS encoding CHAD domain-containing protein, with product MKLATQTTVKTLGDYAYQAIEKHFKKTLKWEKSVKKDEDPEALHQMRVGMRRLRTTVTSFGLAVDLPKPVNDKNIGKIARRLGSLRDLDVLKESLENNYKPNLPSKEQESLKTAFKALAKQREDVESSVQKTLKDESYKSLKDALDKWLEKPSYQPLASFTIQQVLPDLLLPEVSNFLLHPAWLVGTEFVESEVIIQKNWKPEKIEKQLTTEGEIIHSLRKEAKRLRYQMELFTDLYGESYTAYLTEVKNIQEILGTMQDSAVLTDWLTDVFKSEIETELPTLAALLTENRYQSWQKWQPLQERYLKAETKHSFHLTILHPLSGVIG from the coding sequence ATGAAACTAGCCACACAAACCACGGTAAAAACTCTAGGGGACTACGCCTACCAAGCGATTGAAAAGCACTTTAAGAAAACCTTGAAGTGGGAAAAATCAGTAAAGAAAGATGAAGATCCAGAAGCGTTGCACCAGATGCGAGTGGGAATGCGTCGCTTACGAACAACTGTAACTAGCTTTGGGCTAGCAGTGGATCTGCCAAAACCAGTTAACGATAAAAATATTGGTAAAATAGCCCGTCGTCTTGGTAGTCTGAGAGATTTAGACGTACTTAAAGAAAGTTTGGAAAACAATTACAAACCAAACTTACCCAGCAAAGAGCAAGAATCTCTAAAAACAGCTTTCAAAGCTTTAGCTAAACAACGTGAAGATGTAGAATCAAGCGTACAAAAAACGTTAAAAGATGAATCTTACAAGTCTCTAAAAGATGCATTAGATAAGTGGTTAGAGAAACCTAGTTATCAACCTTTGGCATCTTTTACTATTCAGCAGGTACTACCAGATTTACTCTTACCAGAAGTGAGTAATTTTTTACTGCATCCGGCTTGGCTAGTTGGCACTGAATTTGTAGAATCAGAAGTGATAATCCAGAAGAATTGGAAACCAGAAAAGATAGAAAAACAATTGACAACAGAAGGTGAAATTATTCACAGTTTGCGAAAAGAAGCAAAACGTCTACGCTACCAGATGGAGTTATTTACTGACTTATATGGCGAGTCTTACACAGCTTATCTTACAGAAGTGAAAAATATCCAAGAAATTTTGGGTACGATGCAAGATAGTGCTGTCTTAACTGACTGGCTTACAGATGTCTTCAAGTCAGAAATTGAGACTGAACTCCCTACCCTTGCTGCTTTGTTAACTGAAAATCGCTACCAGTCGTGGCAGAAGTGGCAACCCTTACAAGAACGGTATCTGAAAGCTGAAACTAAGCATAGCTTTCATTTAACAATACTACACCCGCTTTCTGGAGTAATAGGTTAA
- a CDS encoding DUF2891 domain-containing protein, whose amino-acid sequence MPSDNLEINETTAAQFAQLVLDCIGREYPNSGLYWADSDEDIKPPRQLTPAFYGCLDWHSAVHGHWLLVRLMRHFPEASFNAASKQALEQSLTPEKIQGEIGHFQRLPFFEFPYGVAWFVQLAAELHEWNHPQAKQWRIILEPLEKLIAGNLQRWIDGLKLPNRTGMHSQTAFALGLMLDWARITENAEFIQLVENKARQFYLSDRNYSLQFEPLGYDFLSPGLAEADLMRRVLPTTAFGDWLTDFLPQIPIENSVNWLQPPGVDNPQDYMQAHFYGLNLSRAWMLEGIISGLANSDRRIETLRSTALVHRQHGLADIVSEHYASSHWVGTFAVYLLTNRGLQRQTI is encoded by the coding sequence ATGCCATCCGATAATTTAGAGATTAATGAAACGACTGCGGCACAATTTGCTCAATTGGTGCTGGATTGTATCGGGCGGGAATATCCTAACAGTGGTCTGTATTGGGCTGATAGCGACGAGGATATAAAACCACCGCGTCAATTGACTCCTGCATTTTATGGCTGCTTAGATTGGCATTCAGCCGTACATGGTCACTGGTTGCTGGTACGTCTGATGCGTCACTTTCCTGAAGCCTCTTTCAATGCAGCCTCAAAGCAAGCACTTGAGCAAAGCCTAACACCTGAGAAGATTCAAGGAGAAATTGGCCATTTTCAACGGCTACCGTTTTTTGAATTTCCTTATGGTGTGGCATGGTTTGTGCAACTGGCTGCGGAACTTCACGAGTGGAATCATCCTCAAGCGAAACAATGGCGGATTATATTGGAACCGCTAGAAAAGTTGATTGCAGGTAACTTACAGCGCTGGATTGACGGACTGAAACTCCCAAATCGCACAGGGATGCATAGCCAAACAGCTTTTGCACTTGGTTTGATGCTAGATTGGGCACGGATTACCGAAAATGCTGAGTTTATTCAGTTAGTAGAGAATAAGGCACGGCAATTTTATCTTAGCGATCGCAATTATTCCTTACAATTTGAACCGCTTGGCTACGATTTTCTCTCTCCTGGTCTTGCTGAAGCAGACCTGATGCGGCGAGTTCTGCCAACAACAGCTTTCGGTGACTGGCTGACGGATTTTCTTCCACAAATACCGATTGAGAATTCAGTAAATTGGTTACAACCACCCGGTGTAGATAATCCTCAAGATTATATGCAAGCTCACTTTTATGGTCTTAATCTTAGTCGTGCTTGGATGCTTGAGGGTATCATATCTGGATTGGCAAATAGCGATCGCCGCATCGAAACACTCCGCTCTACTGCCCTTGTGCATCGTCAGCATGGATTAGCAGATATTGTCAGTGAACATTATGCATCTAGTCACTGGGTAGGTACTTTTGCTGTTTACCTCCTAACAAATCGTGGATTGCAAAGGCAAACTATCTAA
- a CDS encoding NIL domain-containing protein codes for MKKRVTLTFPKRAVQMPVTYVLAKEFNVAANIIRAQVAPNQIGKLVVELSGDIDQLDAAIEWMRSRHVNVSHTLGEIAIDEDVCVHCGLCTGVCPTEALTLHPETYKLTFTRSRCIVCEQCIPTCPVQAISTNL; via the coding sequence GTGAAAAAACGAGTAACTCTTACCTTCCCAAAACGCGCCGTACAAATGCCAGTCACTTACGTACTGGCCAAAGAGTTTAACGTTGCCGCTAATATTATCCGTGCCCAAGTTGCTCCAAATCAAATTGGCAAACTGGTAGTAGAACTATCGGGAGATATCGATCAATTAGATGCGGCGATTGAGTGGATGCGATCGCGCCATGTTAATGTTTCTCATACCTTAGGCGAAATTGCGATCGACGAGGATGTGTGTGTCCACTGTGGCTTGTGTACTGGGGTTTGTCCTACTGAAGCCCTCACCCTCCACCCAGAGACATACAAACTCACATTCACGCGATCGCGTTGTATCGTCTGTGAACAGTGTATCCCCACTTGTCCTGTACAAGCAATCTCCACTAACCTTTAA
- a CDS encoding threonine dehydratase — protein MFRLTQTVRNLFIRIQGLFGVLFQSISNLFGNFFGFFANLFGFNSSGYFLESDQQQGIKQASAKEQIETNQDNTPKISATTTRRRPNAKIDDYFLNMARDVKKN, from the coding sequence ATGTTTCGTCTAACTCAAACTGTTCGGAACTTGTTTATTCGGATTCAAGGCTTGTTTGGTGTTTTATTCCAAAGTATTTCCAATTTGTTCGGAAATTTCTTTGGTTTTTTTGCCAACTTGTTTGGATTCAATAGCTCTGGTTATTTCTTGGAATCTGATCAGCAGCAAGGTATAAAACAAGCTTCTGCAAAAGAGCAAATTGAAACGAATCAGGATAACACTCCGAAAATTTCCGCCACTACTACCCGCCGTCGTCCTAATGCCAAAATTGACGACTACTTCCTCAATATGGCTCGTGATGTGAAAAAGAACTAA
- a CDS encoding response regulator produces MKILVVEDDELNAYSLTAVLTNQNYAVEVATDGDAAWDLIQTYDYDLILLDVMLPKLDGISLCRQIRSSGLQMPILLLTGRDSSHDKAIGLDAGADDYVVKPFNQEELVARIRALLRRKVVSSQPVLEYAQLRLDPSSCEVTYAGKLLPLTPKEFALLELFLRNNHRVFSCDMILEHLWSYEDTPQEEAVRTHIKGLRHKLKAVGAPNDLVETVYGIGYRLKQLGEGIGSREQGVGNYAKSPVPNLKSQQQALMAVAEIWQRFQGRVDEQVKVIEQAIATLNQNSLNLELLSLAAKEAHTLAGSLGTFGLPLGSKLARNIELLLSSGKRLSKSEISNLESWVKLLRREIEGNDTAAISRSRTPQVLKTVTQSPQNGPHAETKILVVDDDPQIQALLQTLLSPWGFKAIALEDPLHFWSTLEEVAPDMLILDVELPYKNGIELCQLVRNDSRWGELPILFLTVHSDANMVNQVFSVGADDFVSKPIVGPELVTRIVNRLERIKLRQRMVQGGRGVRRAGGVRRAGGDREVNSSSSSSSSSSPSSPSSPSSLNLQAINELELRVAERTAELINVNRQLQSQLDERQRTQEELRFSEARFARILDIADDAIISINGFQTITLFNQGAEKIFGYSAQEVIGQGLNLLLPQRFLQMHRQHVVDFGQSPNIARRMGERREIYGRRKDGTEFPAEASISKIDMGKEIFYTVILRDVTERKQIERMKDEFVSVVSHELRTPLTSIHGSLGMLTSGLLPTDSEQGKRLLQIATESTERLVRLINDILDIERIESGKAKMEPEICNIVDLITQAVNVMQPLADKAGVTLSISALSGQVLADCDRIVQTLTNLLSNAIKFSSAGSTVWLGVQQQKNEVVLTVKDTGRGIPSDKLESIFERFQQVDSSDSRNHDGTGLGLAICKSIMQQHGGRIWAESVLGEGSTFYVTLPLFGTFQNADLEDSNIPLIYSRYEQTTNSQLSPDTEFLTKERVTNEEFEQRMMELLQRITLNQQEDGSNDNKANSSG; encoded by the coding sequence ATGAAAATTTTAGTTGTAGAGGATGACGAGTTAAATGCATACTCACTCACCGCCGTTTTGACTAACCAAAACTATGCGGTTGAAGTTGCCACTGATGGAGATGCAGCTTGGGATCTTATTCAAACTTACGATTATGATTTAATCCTCCTGGATGTAATGTTACCCAAACTGGATGGCATTAGTCTTTGCCGTCAAATCCGGTCTAGTGGTCTGCAAATGCCAATATTATTATTGACAGGGCGCGATAGTAGCCATGATAAAGCAATCGGGTTAGATGCAGGGGCAGATGACTATGTAGTTAAACCCTTTAATCAAGAGGAGTTAGTTGCTCGGATTAGGGCGCTGTTGCGTCGCAAAGTTGTAAGCTCACAACCTGTGCTGGAGTATGCTCAGTTGCGGCTAGACCCTAGTAGCTGTGAAGTGACTTATGCTGGCAAGCTGCTGCCACTTACTCCAAAAGAGTTTGCTCTGTTAGAACTATTCTTGCGGAATAATCACCGGGTGTTTAGCTGCGACATGATTTTAGAACATCTTTGGTCTTATGAAGATACTCCACAAGAAGAAGCTGTTCGCACTCATATCAAAGGGTTACGACACAAACTCAAAGCTGTAGGAGCGCCCAATGATTTGGTTGAAACAGTTTATGGTATCGGCTATCGTCTGAAACAACTGGGGGAGGGAATAGGGAGTAGGGAGCAGGGAGTAGGGAATTATGCAAAATCCCCGGTTCCAAATCTGAAATCACAGCAGCAAGCACTAATGGCAGTTGCGGAAATTTGGCAACGATTTCAAGGACGGGTAGATGAGCAGGTAAAGGTAATAGAGCAAGCGATCGCAACTTTAAATCAAAATAGTTTAAATCTCGAATTGCTCTCACTTGCAGCCAAAGAGGCGCATACTTTAGCAGGATCTTTAGGTACTTTTGGGTTGCCTCTTGGCTCAAAATTGGCACGCAATATCGAATTGCTACTGAGTTCTGGTAAAAGGTTGAGTAAATCTGAAATTAGCAACCTTGAAAGTTGGGTAAAGTTATTGCGTCGGGAAATTGAAGGTAACGACACAGCAGCAATATCTCGCTCACGAACACCACAGGTATTAAAAACAGTAACTCAATCGCCGCAAAATGGCCCCCACGCAGAAACTAAAATATTGGTTGTAGATGATGATCCGCAAATTCAAGCATTGTTACAAACCTTACTTAGTCCTTGGGGATTCAAAGCGATCGCTCTTGAAGACCCGCTTCATTTCTGGAGTACTTTAGAAGAAGTTGCGCCAGATATGCTAATTCTAGATGTGGAATTACCCTATAAAAATGGTATAGAACTTTGCCAATTGGTACGCAACGATTCGCGCTGGGGTGAGTTACCTATCTTATTCCTCACTGTACATAGCGATGCGAATATGGTAAATCAGGTGTTTAGCGTTGGTGCTGATGACTTTGTAAGCAAGCCAATTGTCGGGCCAGAACTAGTTACCCGAATCGTCAATCGCCTAGAACGAATAAAATTGCGGCAACGTATGGTGCAGGGGGGCAGGGGAGTAAGGAGAGCAGGGGGAGTAAGGAGAGCAGGGGGAGATAGAGAAGTAAATTCTTCCTCATCTTCCTCATCTTCCTCATCTCCCTCATCTCCCTCATCTCCCTCATCTCTAAATTTACAAGCTATCAACGAACTGGAACTGAGAGTAGCAGAGCGCACTGCTGAGTTAATTAACGTGAATCGACAGTTACAGTCACAACTAGATGAACGTCAGCGAACACAGGAAGAACTACGATTTTCTGAAGCCCGATTTGCGCGGATTTTAGATATTGCTGATGATGCAATTATTTCCATCAACGGATTCCAAACCATCACCTTGTTTAATCAAGGAGCAGAGAAAATTTTCGGCTACTCTGCCCAGGAAGTGATTGGCCAGGGTCTTAATTTACTCTTACCGCAGCGCTTTTTACAAATGCATCGTCAACATGTGGTTGACTTTGGTCAATCTCCCAATATTGCCCGCAGAATGGGAGAACGGCGTGAAATCTATGGTCGTCGCAAAGATGGCACTGAATTTCCAGCAGAGGCTTCCATCTCTAAAATTGATATGGGCAAGGAAATATTTTATACAGTTATATTGCGAGATGTCACAGAGCGTAAGCAAATTGAACGGATGAAAGATGAATTCGTCTCTGTTGTTAGTCATGAACTCCGCACTCCTTTAACCTCAATTCATGGCTCTCTAGGAATGCTAACCAGTGGTTTGCTACCGACAGACTCAGAGCAGGGAAAACGTTTGCTGCAAATTGCTACTGAAAGCACCGAACGTCTGGTACGCTTAATCAACGACATCCTAGACATCGAGCGGATCGAGTCGGGTAAAGCGAAAATGGAACCAGAAATCTGCAATATCGTTGATCTGATTACTCAAGCAGTAAATGTCATGCAGCCTCTAGCTGACAAAGCTGGAGTGACGCTATCCATTTCTGCCTTATCCGGTCAAGTATTGGCAGATTGCGATCGCATTGTCCAAACTTTGACCAATCTACTGAGTAATGCCATTAAGTTTTCGTCTGCTGGATCTACGGTTTGGTTGGGGGTGCAACAACAAAAGAATGAAGTTGTGTTGACAGTCAAAGACACCGGACGCGGTATCCCATCTGACAAACTTGAGAGTATCTTTGAGCGCTTTCAACAAGTTGACTCCTCAGATTCACGCAACCATGATGGTACTGGTTTAGGTTTGGCAATTTGTAAGAGCATTATGCAACAGCACGGCGGACGCATCTGGGCTGAAAGTGTATTAGGCGAAGGTAGCACTTTTTATGTCACTCTACCTTTGTTTGGGACTTTTCAAAATGCTGATTTAGAAGATTCCAACATTCCTTTAATTTATAGTCGTTATGAGCAAACTACAAATAGCCAATTAAGTCCAGATACAGAATTTTTGACTAAAGAGCGTGTGACTAACGAAGAATTTGAACAACGCATGATGGAGTTACTTCAGCGAATTACCCTAAACCAACAAGAGGATGGCAGTAATGACAACAAAGCAAATTCTAGTGGTTGA
- a CDS encoding adenosine deaminase, translating to MALYAELHRHLGGSVVPRVLWRYFERHSSELISRFADYSQFEDFYTRPRNTLDEYLELHTLVESVQTVETLPYFIYRLVRGAYIFENLAYLELRYTPYLRTPEHLSQSERIDKMAEIVQVVGLASHQPEYPIVTSQILCMHTRLPYEVNKAIVDLAAQNKQYVCAVDVAGGDSYYADRLEEWISLYDYARSQGVNTTGHLYETTAGCYPELLPYLMRIGHGIQIPLLYPELLNDVAKRGQCLEVCPTTYLKTGTLQDIRQLKLVFDRCFEAGVDIAICTDNAGLHNVRLPFEYENLLTYNIISFAQLQACQDAAFRHAFAWPYSQRPASLLNGLLKPELPKVLATRDNN from the coding sequence ATGGCTTTATATGCTGAATTACATAGACATCTGGGCGGCTCGGTCGTACCAAGAGTTCTATGGCGATATTTTGAGCGACATTCTTCAGAGTTGATTTCCCGTTTTGCTGACTATTCACAATTTGAAGATTTTTACACCCGTCCACGCAACACCCTGGATGAGTATCTAGAATTACACACCCTGGTAGAAAGTGTGCAAACTGTTGAGACTTTGCCTTACTTTATCTATCGGTTGGTGCGGGGTGCTTATATTTTTGAAAATTTGGCTTATCTGGAGCTGCGCTACACTCCCTATTTGCGGACACCTGAGCATCTGAGTCAATCAGAAAGAATTGACAAGATGGCAGAAATTGTGCAAGTAGTAGGGCTTGCTAGCCACCAACCAGAATATCCGATTGTTACTAGCCAAATTCTTTGTATGCACACGCGTTTACCTTATGAGGTGAACAAGGCGATTGTTGATTTGGCAGCGCAAAATAAGCAATATGTCTGTGCAGTAGATGTAGCGGGGGGTGATAGCTATTATGCCGATCGCTTAGAAGAATGGATTAGCTTATATGATTATGCGCGATCGCAGGGCGTTAACACTACCGGACATCTATATGAAACCACTGCTGGCTGTTACCCTGAACTGTTACCCTATCTCATGCGAATCGGTCACGGCATCCAAATTCCGCTACTGTATCCAGAGTTACTTAATGATGTAGCTAAACGCGGACAGTGTTTAGAGGTTTGCCCCACAACTTACCTGAAAACTGGTACTTTGCAGGATATCCGTCAACTCAAATTAGTTTTTGACCGTTGTTTTGAAGCTGGGGTAGATATTGCTATCTGTACTGATAATGCTGGATTGCACAATGTGCGTCTACCGTTTGAGTATGAGAATCTCTTGACTTACAACATTATCAGTTTTGCACAACTACAAGCTTGTCAGGATGCAGCTTTCCGTCATGCTTTTGCTTGGCCTTACAGTCAACGTCCCGCATCTCTGTTGAATGGCTTACTGAAACCTGAACTACCTAAAGTTTTGGCAACAAGGGATAATAATTAA
- the mutL gene encoding DNA mismatch repair endonuclease MutL, which produces MASTIQALPTEVVYLITAGEVIDCFASVVRELVENSLDAGATRIVVSLWPQQWRIRVADNGCGMNLDDLQQAATAHSTSKIRSSADLWKINSLGFRGEALHSLTTLADLEILSRPVSGKLGWRISYGNGGEVVQVEVTAIAPGTVVTVSHLFGNCSSRRQGLPTAAQQMKAVQATIHQIALCHPHVTWQIWQNDRQWFTISPAATTGQLLPQILPQVRQGDLQEVKLEIPNPPNSCTDAINRVSTPNSCTDAINSVSTPNSCTDAINRVSPHSSLTLVVGLPDRCHRHRPDWVRVAINRRMIKTPELEQTILSAFHRTLPRDRYPICFLHLAISPDQINWNRNPAKTEIYLNEIIYWQEQITQAINQALSISSSNLKEAIHTTRVSKLLKAAEAKGSYNFNSQNPNENPNPCTDAINRVSPNSLKAVAQVSNTYIVAEHPGGMWLVEQHIAHERVLYEQLCNDWQLVPVEPPIILYQLSPAQVSQLQRIGLEIEPFGEQLWVVRNIPAPLQQRDDCAEAILELSWGGDLQTAQVAVACRSAIRNGTPMNQQEMQTLLDNWQRTRNPRTCPHGRPIYLSLEESALARFFRRNWVVGKSHGI; this is translated from the coding sequence ATGGCATCTACTATTCAAGCTCTACCAACAGAAGTCGTATATCTCATTACAGCTGGTGAGGTAATAGACTGTTTCGCGTCCGTGGTGCGGGAATTGGTAGAAAATTCCCTAGACGCAGGTGCAACGCGCATTGTGGTTTCTTTATGGCCGCAGCAATGGCGAATTCGTGTTGCAGATAATGGTTGTGGAATGAACCTAGATGATTTGCAACAAGCAGCGACAGCTCATAGCACTAGTAAAATTCGCTCTAGTGCCGATTTATGGAAAATTAACAGTTTAGGATTTCGTGGTGAGGCGTTACATAGCTTAACCACTCTGGCAGATTTAGAAATTTTGAGTCGTCCTGTGAGTGGAAAATTAGGATGGCGAATTAGCTATGGCAATGGCGGGGAAGTTGTGCAAGTTGAAGTAACTGCGATCGCACCTGGTACAGTGGTGACAGTTTCTCATCTTTTCGGTAATTGTTCATCTCGTCGTCAGGGATTGCCCACAGCAGCACAGCAAATGAAAGCCGTGCAAGCCACAATTCACCAAATCGCCCTGTGTCATCCCCACGTCACCTGGCAGATTTGGCAAAATGATCGTCAATGGTTCACTATCTCTCCAGCCGCGACAACTGGGCAACTGCTACCGCAGATTTTACCGCAAGTGCGACAAGGTGATTTACAAGAAGTCAAACTCGAAATACCCAACCCTCCCAACTCTTGTACAGACGCGATTAATCGCGTCTCTACTCCTAACTCCTGTACAGACGCGATCAATAGCGTCTCTACTCCTAACTCCTGTACAGACGCGATCAATCGCGTCTCTCCCCACTCCTCACTCACTTTAGTGGTAGGATTACCCGATCGCTGTCATCGTCATCGTCCAGATTGGGTACGTGTAGCTATCAACAGACGCATGATTAAGACACCGGAACTAGAGCAAACAATATTATCAGCATTTCACAGAACATTACCACGCGATCGCTATCCAATTTGTTTCTTACATCTTGCTATTTCCCCCGATCAAATTAACTGGAATCGCAATCCAGCAAAAACAGAAATTTACCTCAACGAAATCATTTATTGGCAAGAGCAAATTACCCAAGCAATTAACCAAGCACTCAGCATCTCTTCTAGCAATCTCAAAGAAGCTATCCACACAACACGAGTTAGTAAATTACTCAAAGCCGCAGAAGCAAAAGGCAGCTACAATTTCAATTCTCAAAATCCTAACGAAAATCCCAACCCTTGTACAGACGCGATTAATCGCGTCTCTCCTAACTCTTTAAAAGCTGTTGCTCAAGTTAGCAACACCTATATTGTGGCGGAACATCCAGGTGGTATGTGGTTAGTGGAACAGCACATTGCCCATGAGCGAGTTTTGTATGAGCAATTGTGTAATGATTGGCAACTTGTCCCCGTCGAACCGCCAATCATTCTTTATCAATTGTCACCAGCGCAAGTATCGCAACTGCAACGCATCGGTTTAGAAATAGAACCCTTTGGCGAACAACTTTGGGTAGTGCGAAACATCCCTGCACCTTTGCAGCAGCGAGACGATTGTGCAGAAGCAATTTTAGAACTTAGTTGGGGAGGCGACTTACAAACAGCCCAAGTAGCCGTTGCCTGTCGCAGTGCTATTCGTAATGGTACACCCATGAACCAACAAGAAATGCAGACACTTTTAGATAATTGGCAACGCACTCGCAACCCTCGCACCTGTCCCCACGGACGCCCAATTTATCTATCCTTAGAAGAATCAGCTTTAGCCCGGTTTTTCCGGCGGAATTGGGTAGTTGGTAAAAGTCATGGAATTTGA
- a CDS encoding type II toxin-antitoxin system VapC family toxin — MNGNRYVLDTNAIVALLQGNSQLIQLLQGADWIGVSVISKIEFLAFSGLSQEDRQLFEQFLQRVEVVNLVASDAVLIKKIIEIRQQYRLKLPDAIIAAMAIQNSASLVTADQEFAKVTILTLINW; from the coding sequence ATGAATGGTAATCGCTACGTGTTGGATACGAATGCGATAGTAGCTTTGCTTCAAGGAAATTCTCAACTTATTCAATTACTCCAAGGTGCTGATTGGATTGGAGTTTCAGTTATTAGCAAAATTGAATTTCTCGCGTTTTCAGGGCTAAGTCAAGAGGATCGTCAGCTTTTTGAGCAGTTTTTGCAACGAGTTGAGGTTGTCAATTTAGTAGCGAGTGATGCTGTTTTGATTAAGAAAATCATTGAAATTCGCCAGCAATATCGGTTGAAACTACCAGATGCAATTATTGCAGCAATGGCGATCCAAAATTCAGCAAGTTTGGTAACTGCCGATCAAGAGTTTGCGAAGGTAACAATTTTAACACTAATTAATTGGTAG